Proteins found in one Desulfovibrio gilichinskyi genomic segment:
- the panD gene encoding aspartate 1-decarboxylase: MASRCLLKSKIHRATITNANVDYEGSISIDSNLLEKAGILPYERVDVLNVDNGERLTTYAIEGGEGEFCLNGAAAHKGQAGQKIIICTYAWLDDDELGLHKPKVVLLGDGNKVKLVQK, from the coding sequence ATGGCCAGTCGCTGTCTTTTAAAATCTAAAATTCATAGAGCAACAATTACAAATGCTAATGTAGACTATGAAGGTTCCATTTCTATTGATTCTAATTTGTTAGAAAAAGCTGGAATTCTTCCGTATGAAAGAGTTGATGTCTTAAATGTCGACAACGGAGAAAGGCTTACTACTTATGCAATAGAAGGTGGAGAAGGTGAATTCTGTCTAAACGGGGCTGCTGCGCATAAAGGGCAAGCCGGGCAGAAAATTATTATCTGTACTTATGCTTGGCTTGATGATGATGAGCTCGGGCTGCATAAGCCGAAGGTCGTCCTGTTAGGGGACGGTAACAAAGTTAAACTTGTTCAGAAGTAA